From Microcystis aeruginosa NIES-2549, a single genomic window includes:
- a CDS encoding YidH family protein has protein sequence MLFKSRKTKQKFDPDYWRDHSANERTYLSWMRASIALMGFGLVILRLRTASSTALGLGWLLGFVFAMVGLLTVVIATRRYFLIRRAIDSNSYEPARVWIICFSIAIACLGSGILYFVATSPDNGGVESIGFD, from the coding sequence ATGCTGTTTAAATCCCGAAAGACAAAGCAGAAATTTGACCCCGATTACTGGCGAGATCATTCGGCCAACGAACGCACCTATCTGTCTTGGATGCGCGCCTCCATCGCTTTGATGGGTTTTGGTCTGGTCATTTTGCGTTTACGGACGGCATCTTCTACCGCCCTAGGATTGGGGTGGTTGTTGGGTTTTGTCTTCGCTATGGTGGGATTATTAACCGTTGTCATCGCCACGCGCCGGTATTTTCTCATCCGGCGAGCGATCGATAGTAATAGCTACGAACCTGCTCGAGTCTGGATTATTTGCTTTAGTATAGCGATCGCTTGTCTCGGGTCAGGAATTCTCTATTTTGTCGCCACCAGTCCCGATAACGGTGGAGTGGAAAGCATCGGTTTCGATTAA
- a CDS encoding prohibitin family protein: MLKIRLLARPSNLFFLLLILAIIFNPFVIVNAGERGVLMVFGQVQEKILNEGIHGIIPVVNTVKKLSVRIQKQQIAAEASSKDLQEVFTDVALNWHILASEVNTIFQQIGDETAVIERVIDPAVEEILKAVMAKYTAEELITKREEVKGEVDIRLSERLKNYHIGVDDISLVHVNFSDRFTDAVEAKQIAEQEAKKAGFMVLKALKESEVKINLAQGEAEAHRILQDSLSPEVLQNKAIEKWDGKLPLFMDDNLLKSLELVKDKRKTR, encoded by the coding sequence ATGCTCAAAATTCGCCTTTTAGCTAGACCAAGTAATCTCTTTTTTTTGTTATTAATTTTGGCGATTATTTTTAATCCTTTTGTGATTGTCAATGCGGGAGAAAGAGGGGTTTTAATGGTTTTTGGTCAAGTACAGGAGAAAATACTTAATGAGGGCATTCACGGGATTATTCCGGTTGTTAACACGGTAAAAAAACTAAGTGTGAGAATTCAAAAACAACAGATAGCGGCCGAAGCTTCCTCCAAAGACCTACAGGAAGTATTCACAGATGTGGCACTGAATTGGCATATTTTAGCATCAGAAGTTAATACTATTTTTCAACAAATTGGCGATGAAACGGCTGTCATTGAACGAGTGATCGATCCAGCAGTGGAGGAAATTCTCAAGGCAGTTATGGCTAAATATACCGCCGAAGAATTAATTACTAAACGGGAGGAGGTGAAAGGGGAAGTGGATATTCGTTTGAGCGAAAGACTGAAAAATTATCATATCGGTGTCGATGATATTTCTTTGGTTCATGTCAATTTTTCCGATCGCTTTACCGATGCGGTGGAAGCCAAACAAATTGCCGAACAGGAGGCCAAAAAAGCCGGTTTTATGGTGCTGAAAGCTCTGAAAGAATCGGAAGTGAAAATCAATCTGGCTCAAGGAGAGGCGGAAGCTCATCGCATTCTCCAAGATTCCTTAAGTCCAGAAGTTTTACAGAACAAAGCGATCGAAAAATGGGACGGTAAACTCCCCCTATTTATGGATGATAATCTGCTTAAGTCCCTTGAATTGGTTAAAGATAAGCGAAAAACTAGATGA
- a CDS encoding TerC family protein — protein sequence MSPQILDIAENLSLTTCGTILTLAVLETILSADNAVALAALVRELPDPRQQRQALNWGLAAAFVLRVAMLVSASWTVKFWQVEVLGAIYLLWLAGKHFWQKFLNIEIEDQNFATNLAIESFGRVIVLIAFTDLAFSLDSVTTAIALTDRFWILLTGGILGMLALRFLTGLFVRWLAEFVYLQDAAYLTVLAVGGRLLLKACQPTYLPPEWMVLMMVAISLSWGFSKRVVVE from the coding sequence ATGTCCCCTCAAATTCTCGATATCGCTGAAAATCTCTCTCTAACCACTTGCGGCACTATTCTCACCCTGGCAGTCTTAGAAACCATTCTATCGGCCGATAATGCCGTCGCCCTGGCCGCTTTAGTGCGAGAACTTCCCGACCCCAGACAACAACGCCAGGCTTTAAACTGGGGATTAGCGGCGGCATTTGTGTTAAGAGTTGCCATGTTAGTGAGTGCCAGTTGGACAGTTAAATTCTGGCAGGTGGAGGTACTGGGTGCTATTTATCTGCTCTGGTTAGCGGGTAAGCATTTTTGGCAGAAATTTTTGAATATAGAAATAGAAGACCAAAATTTTGCCACTAATCTCGCCATAGAATCTTTTGGCCGTGTTATTGTTCTGATTGCTTTTACGGATCTGGCTTTTTCCCTCGATAGTGTCACCACAGCGATCGCCCTAACCGATCGATTCTGGATTCTCCTGACTGGTGGTATTTTGGGAATGTTAGCCCTACGATTTTTGACCGGTTTATTTGTCAGGTGGTTGGCTGAGTTTGTTTACCTACAAGATGCGGCCTATCTGACGGTTTTAGCGGTAGGGGGAAGACTGTTATTAAAAGCTTGTCAACCCACCTATTTACCGCCAGAGTGGATGGTATTGATGATGGTGGCGATCTCGTTAAGTTGGGGCTTTTCTAAGCGTGTTGTGGTGGAATAG